Below is a window of Aquarana catesbeiana isolate 2022-GZ linkage group LG11, ASM4218655v1, whole genome shotgun sequence DNA.
CAAATGTTCGGACAAAGTGAGCTTCACTTGGTTGGGCTGGCTGACGTTTTAGCTCCACCCAGGTGCCGTTCTcttttgcttcttttttcttcctctCGTTTTCCTTCACACGTTGCAGGAAACTGTCTCTGCTCTTTGAGTGGCGGATGTGCTCTACGCGGACATTGATTCTCTTTGCAAGAATCTTGCCTTTGACTTGTTTGTTCACAATTATTCCAACAGCATGCTGTGTGACATTGTAGATCCGACCAGTCTTGCCATGGTAGCACTTGTGTGGCATACCTTTCTGGATTGTGCCTGTACCCTTGATGTCCACAATATCACCCTTCTTGTAGATGCGCATATAGGTTGACAGTGGCACCGGACCATGCTTGCGGAAGGGTCTAGAGAACATATAACGGGTTCCTCGTCTTTTGCCTCTTGTGTTCGTCATTTTTCACTAACAATTGCCCCCTACTGCAAGATGGCGGGTCCGGTGGAAAGCaaagcagttagctcttactgtgcacctgtggtgagcatccttgggtataggacaggttgtctcactgggatggtttcttcttttgtctcatggcaggccaagagctctgatccagtggcaaaaagaaaatgtccttcatgtaaatccaagctacctgaaggatagaagaagacgttatgtcaagcttgtattgatttgctagttaaagaagaagcttcttccgcttgcagcgacttgattgcatcagttaaaaaggaacttgatgcgactattcaatcatttcgctcttccctagcaaacccatccctgagtcagcctactacctcacagtcctcccaaggctcacttatagtcccggcgatggagactgaggcatctcctaccccagagggacattccccctctcaatctgaggattctgatgagggtgaggaaggagaaaatttaccttcaagatttaaattgtctttagaacaggtagatggcctgttaaaagcaatctataccacactgggtctggaggaggaaagaaaggagttatctctgcatgataaaatgtatgcagggcttagcgagcacaaaaatcgcattttcccagtacactctgttatttctgaagctattaagaaagagtgggcagagccagagagaaagcctttctttcccaaagccttaaaaaggcgtttcccttttgatgaagatccagcggcggtttggaacaaaaaccccaaactagatgccgcgttttcccaggtctcgaggtctacagatttggcattcgaggacatgggggtgttgagagatcccatggataaaaggatggaccagctactaaagagggcttggcaatccatcatgggaaatcttaaacctactatggcaactacagtggtatccagaaatatggagttctggttagagcaacttaaggcccatatctcagcagactcaccaaaacaagaaattttggattcattttcaactctgtctgccgctgtcgcatttatatcggatgcttcagcggaatcaattaaaatgacagctagatctgctgccctagccaactcagccagaagggctctgtggttgaaaacttggccgggggacgcggcatccaaaaacaagctgtgtgggataccgttcctgggtgacttgctttttggacctgatttagatgcggttctagatagaactgctgataaaaagaagtcttttcccatcaaaaagaaaaagcagccagttaaacggttttttcgttcccaaagggctcaagaacaaaccaaaccccaggagaaaagaaaaaattgggcattgcagaagggtaaaggcaaagaaaatgtccttttccatcctcctgcagcctccggtaaagcacaatgacttgtgcgtaccagtggggggaaggcttcaaagtttccttcccctttgggccagcatgacagaaagtctatatattttggacatgctgtcccaaggttacaggatagagttttcggatcgcccgccagaaagattctttgtaacaaacctaccaagggatctaacaaaggctctggccatgaagaaccttttaaaggatctgaggcaccagagggtagtgataccagtatccccagaagaacagggtcagggtttctattcacacatctttctgataagaaaaccatccggaaacttccgtcttatcctcaacctaaaacccctgaacaagtcagtcctatacaaaaagttttgtatggactcaattttcacggtcagaaacattctgacaaaagattgttttatggcatcaatagatctgagggatgcttatcttcatattcctgtagcacctcagtcccagaagttcctgaggtttgcggtgaatatgggcaaggagattatacatcttcagttcagggcccttcccttcggcctgtcgtcagctcctcgtatttttacgaagataatggcggaagctctcgcccctcttcgactccaggggattgcggtaattccatatctggacgacctcctcttttttgccccatccagggaaaagttgcaggaggatttgaacaaatcccgcagtcatttggagtcactagggtggatagtgaatgttcaaaaatcaaatttcatcccagctcagcaagtactgtttctgggttatttgatagattcagtggagcaaaagatttttctcccagaagagaaaaagatcaaggtccaaagggtaataacggcactacaaacaaatcaactgatttcagtccgaaaggttatgtcggctctggggacattaacctcttcaatgccagccatccaatgggcaaggctgcatttcaggactctccagaggttccttctaaggacatggaaccacaggacggagagtttggatacaaaagtaaagattcccaccagagtcaaacgttcactttggtggtggaaaagtcaggtggtactgcaaagaggtcttctttggtcttttccgaccgggaaagtggtcacaacagacgccagtttgcagggatggggggcccacatgggtcaagccttagcgcagggaacatggtcccagttcgaggcccaaagatcctcaaattggagagagctgaaggcagttgccctagcattagctttcttctctcaaaacctcataggttgccatgtccagattttgtcggacaatgccacggccatagcctacctgaacaaacagggaggcacaagaagcagggcccttcacttactgtcagtagagattctggagtgggcggagaaccacttactatctctatccgcagtccatctaaaaggcacattgaacgaagtggcggattatctgagccgacaaaaagttcaggaatcagagtggagtctgaacaggaaggtgtttgcattaatcaccagtgtttggggccttccgcaggtagatctgtttgcttcaaaacaaaacacgcagctcccgaattttttctcccttcagagagacatttgctctcaggggatagatgctctggcacatccgtgggattttcacctggggtatgcttttcctccatttcgattaatccctctagtgttgaggaaaatactgaaagagagagtatcaatcattttgattactccatattggccaaagagagcttggttttccacgattctgcagttggcaatcaaaccatgttggcatctcccgctcagtcaggatctgttgattcaggggccagtgcttcatccaggggtagacaggttaaagctcactgcctggtatctgaggagcaattaatgagaagcaaaggcttttcagaacgtttaactgctacgttgctttccagtaggaaaaaggtaaccagggatatttacgccaaagtatggaaagtctatgtttctttctgtcattccgaacataggggggttaaagacctagtttcagtgctggaatttttgcaaaagggtgcagacaagaatctggcggtcagcactcttaaggtgcaggtggctgccttgggagtttatctggagagatccttatcttcagaaactctgatcatgagatttttcaaagcactttccaggtcgagaccggtaccggtgaa
It encodes the following:
- the LOC141112834 gene encoding large ribosomal subunit protein eL21, which codes for MTNTRGKRRGTRYMFSRPFRKHGPVPLSTYMRIYKKGDIVDIKGTGTIQKGMPHKCYHGKTGRIYNVTQHAVGIIVNKQVKGKILAKRINVRVEHIRHSKSRDSFLQRVKENERKKKEAKENGTWVELKRQPAQPSEAHFVRTFGKEPELLEPIPYEFMA